In a single window of the Methylophaga frappieri genome:
- a CDS encoding YraN family protein, producing the protein MTQRRKGLQAEQLACAYLEAQGLRLLSKNYYSRRGEIDLIMQEANTIVFIEVKARHESQYGSALETITIQKQSRIIATAQHYIQQHQIQNPCRFDAVAIRFFRENTVEKAVVSDWIRDAFQVN; encoded by the coding sequence ATGACACAACGCCGCAAAGGATTGCAGGCAGAACAACTGGCATGCGCTTACTTAGAAGCACAAGGCTTGCGTTTGCTGTCAAAAAATTATTACAGCCGCCGCGGTGAAATTGACCTGATCATGCAAGAAGCCAACACCATTGTCTTTATTGAAGTCAAAGCGCGGCATGAAAGCCAGTACGGTAGTGCACTGGAAACCATTACAATTCAAAAACAGTCACGTATTATCGCCACAGCACAGCATTATATTCAGCAACACCAGATACAAAATCCCTGTCGTTTTGATGCTGTGGCTATCCGGTTTTTCCGCGAGAATACCGTTGAAAAAGCCGTTGTATCCGACTGGATCCGTGATGCCTTTCAGGTAAACTGA
- a CDS encoding BON domain-containing protein, producing the protein MRGIKLIGLTVILAVLQGCAAAVVGGGAATGAAVAVDRRTTGAMIDDQGIEFKASSEIYKNKDIHDQSHINVTSFNGVVLVTGETPSAALKKSVTNIIQDIPRVRKVYNELAILAPSAVASRTSDTWITSKVKSKLLADKTTKGLNTKVVTERGIVYLMGKIKRNESDNVVRVVRSTGGVQKVVKVFEYID; encoded by the coding sequence ATGCGTGGTATAAAACTGATTGGTCTGACAGTGATTCTTGCTGTTTTGCAGGGCTGTGCTGCTGCCGTGGTAGGCGGGGGTGCGGCGACGGGGGCTGCCGTTGCGGTTGATCGCCGTACGACAGGCGCCATGATTGATGATCAGGGCATTGAGTTTAAGGCGAGTTCTGAAATTTATAAGAATAAAGATATCCATGATCAGAGCCATATTAACGTCACCAGTTTTAATGGTGTTGTCCTAGTTACCGGGGAAACCCCATCAGCAGCGCTGAAAAAATCCGTTACCAATATCATTCAAGATATCCCCCGTGTTCGAAAGGTTTACAATGAATTGGCTATTCTGGCACCCAGTGCGGTTGCCTCACGCACCAGTGATACTTGGATAACCTCAAAGGTAAAATCCAAATTATTGGCTGATAAAACCACTAAAGGCCTGAATACCAAAGTCGTCACTGAACGCGGTATTGTTTACCTGATGGGTAAAATCAAACGCAATGAATCCGATAATGTCGTGCGGGTTGTTCGCAGTACCGGAGGGGTACAAAAAGTGGTTAAAGTTTTTGAATATATCGACTAA
- the hemJ gene encoding protoporphyrinogen oxidase HemJ produces the protein MLWVKAFHLIFVVTWFAALFYLPRLFVYHAQTADQAGKDRFKVMERKLYRGIMTPSAILTILFGVWLASFYPTAQLVQMGWLHAKLTLVGLLIVYHAVCGYYLRQFARGCNRRSHVFFRWFNELPVFILIAIVILAVVKPF, from the coding sequence ATGCTCTGGGTTAAAGCATTTCACCTTATTTTCGTTGTAACTTGGTTTGCAGCCTTGTTTTACTTACCACGTTTGTTTGTCTACCACGCACAAACCGCTGATCAGGCAGGCAAGGATCGTTTTAAGGTGATGGAGCGGAAGCTATATCGCGGTATTATGACCCCGAGTGCGATATTGACAATCCTGTTCGGTGTCTGGCTCGCCAGCTTTTATCCTACCGCGCAACTGGTGCAGATGGGATGGTTGCATGCCAAGTTGACACTTGTGGGCTTACTGATTGTTTATCACGCCGTCTGTGGATACTATTTACGCCAATTTGCCCGTGGTTGTAATCGTCGTAGCCATGTGTTTTTTCGCTGGTTCAATGAATTGCCGGTATTTATTTTGATTGCTATCGTTATTCTTGCTGTGGTCAAACCATTTTAA
- a CDS encoding PilZ domain-containing protein → MSDTLTEQRRFTRIPFSAIAHLHSGQTESYRDCQVLDLSLNGLLMQIPQNWQGKLGQSFSILLQVSDDQIEITMQAKVAHISSTAVGFQCQQIDLDSISHLKKLIALNLGDERLLDRQLLALTQSLKPTTS, encoded by the coding sequence ATGTCAGACACCTTGACCGAACAACGCCGCTTTACACGTATCCCCTTCTCGGCAATCGCACACCTCCACTCTGGCCAAACCGAGTCGTACCGTGATTGCCAGGTGCTTGATCTGTCTCTAAACGGCTTACTGATGCAAATTCCACAAAATTGGCAAGGCAAGCTGGGGCAGTCTTTTTCAATATTACTGCAAGTTAGCGACGATCAGATTGAAATCACGATGCAAGCCAAAGTCGCGCATATTTCTTCCACCGCGGTTGGTTTTCAATGTCAACAAATTGATTTGGACAGTATCAGTCACCTGAAGAAATTAATTGCTTTAAACTTGGGGGATGAACGTCTTCTGGATCGCCAGCTCCTCGCCTTAACGCAGAGTTTAAAGCCAACTACTTCGTAA
- the radA gene encoding DNA repair protein RadA → MAKSKRIYICRECGAQTPQWAGRCNDCGAWNSLTEEVQAGSSAQAMISRHSGYAGQQQPQVQRLQEVTSEQAVRWSTGLPELDRVLGGGLVTGSVVLIGGDPGIGKSTLLLQAMAMMAATNGLNPLYVSGEESLQQIKLRAERLQLQETPVDLLAETHAEQMIQTATQRQPQVMVIDSIQTVFTELLQSAPGTVAQVRESAAQLVRFAKSSGTTMILVGHVTKQGALAGPRVLEHMVDTVLYFEGDSSTRYRILRAVKNRFGAVNELGVFAMTELGLREVSNPSAIFLSRGEQAVPGSVITVIREGSRPMLVEVQALVDESQLGNPRRVTVGLEQNRLAMLLAILHRHGGITCHDQDVFINVVGGVKLSETGADLAVLAAVISSLRNKALPHDLVLFGEVGLTGEIRPVQGGEERIRDAAKHGFKMAIVPTANAPKKPIKEMQVKPVQHLSAAIEMLRSSWL, encoded by the coding sequence ATGGCTAAGTCGAAACGGATTTATATTTGCCGCGAGTGTGGGGCACAAACACCGCAATGGGCCGGGCGTTGCAATGATTGCGGTGCCTGGAACAGCCTGACAGAAGAAGTTCAGGCGGGTTCGTCTGCACAAGCAATGATTAGTCGACACAGTGGCTATGCCGGACAACAACAGCCGCAAGTACAGCGATTACAAGAAGTCACATCAGAACAAGCGGTTCGTTGGTCGACGGGATTGCCGGAACTGGATCGGGTGCTGGGTGGAGGATTAGTGACAGGATCCGTTGTCTTAATTGGCGGCGATCCAGGAATTGGCAAATCAACACTATTATTGCAGGCCATGGCGATGATGGCTGCCACAAATGGTCTCAACCCACTTTATGTCAGTGGTGAAGAATCATTACAGCAGATTAAACTTCGTGCTGAACGACTTCAATTACAAGAGACGCCAGTCGATCTTTTAGCAGAAACTCATGCCGAACAAATGATCCAAACGGCAACGCAACGACAACCGCAAGTCATGGTGATTGACTCTATCCAGACTGTTTTCACAGAATTACTGCAGTCTGCTCCTGGCACGGTTGCCCAAGTGCGTGAGAGCGCGGCTCAGCTGGTACGATTCGCTAAATCCAGCGGTACCACGATGATTCTGGTTGGGCATGTTACCAAACAGGGTGCGTTGGCTGGGCCACGTGTTCTCGAACATATGGTGGATACGGTTTTATACTTTGAGGGAGATAGCTCGACACGGTATCGGATTCTTCGAGCAGTCAAAAATCGTTTCGGCGCCGTCAATGAGCTGGGCGTATTTGCGATGACTGAGCTGGGTTTACGCGAAGTCAGCAATCCTTCCGCAATCTTCTTGTCGCGCGGCGAGCAGGCAGTGCCAGGCAGTGTCATCACGGTGATTCGGGAAGGGAGTAGACCAATGCTGGTTGAAGTCCAGGCATTGGTGGATGAAAGCCAGCTGGGTAATCCACGTCGGGTCACAGTTGGTCTGGAACAAAACAGGCTGGCGATGTTGTTGGCCATTTTGCATCGACACGGCGGCATTACCTGCCATGATCAGGATGTGTTTATCAATGTCGTGGGTGGTGTCAAGCTGAGCGAAACTGGTGCAGACCTTGCTGTATTAGCCGCCGTCATCTCCAGCTTGAGGAATAAGGCGCTTCCTCATGATTTGGTTTTATTTGGCGAGGTTGGGCTAACAGGGGAAATTCGTCCCGTTCAGGGTGGGGAAGAGCGGATTCGCGATGCGGCAAAACACGGTTTTAAGATGGCGATTGTGCCAACTGCAAATGCCCCTAAAAAACCGATTAAAGAAATGCAAGTAAAGCCAGTTCAGCACTTATCCGCGGCGATTGAAATGTTACGAAGTAGTTGGCTTTAA
- the alr gene encoding alanine racemase yields MNNFPFARIDLSALRHNLKKVRQLAPQSQVMSVIKADAYGHGVAQVAAALSDSDAFAVARLDEAIQLRKLGFEQRIVILEGVHSLQQMQLAAEFALCPVIHQQAHVNWLRHPSANRIPFVWLMLETGMHRLGLSASVIRELIAALIQVFPDKVGLMSHFANSDLRDDPRNASQLDVIKDLAEETELPICVANSAAVLNLPDSHHDWVRPGLMLYGISPFADQSGLDLGLQPAMQLQSVLIATQQLQKGDQVGYGGEWVAVHSCRMGVVSIGYGDGFSRHLTNRGQVVIRETLLPVIGRVSMDTICILLDDCPEATTGDQVTLWGTPLLPVEAQAKAAQTIPYELTTVLAGRVTRKVVNG; encoded by the coding sequence GTGAACAACTTCCCCTTTGCCCGTATCGATCTGAGCGCGCTGCGTCATAATCTGAAAAAAGTGCGTCAACTGGCACCACAAAGCCAGGTGATGTCGGTTATCAAGGCGGATGCTTACGGTCATGGTGTTGCTCAGGTGGCGGCAGCATTATCAGACAGCGATGCCTTTGCGGTGGCACGGCTTGACGAAGCGATTCAACTGCGCAAACTTGGTTTTGAACAACGTATTGTGATCCTTGAGGGCGTGCACAGCCTGCAACAGATGCAACTTGCAGCCGAATTTGCTTTATGTCCGGTGATTCATCAGCAAGCGCATGTTAATTGGTTGCGTCATCCGTCAGCGAATCGCATCCCCTTTGTCTGGCTGATGCTGGAAACCGGTATGCATCGCCTGGGCTTGTCTGCATCGGTTATCCGTGAGTTGATTGCGGCGTTGATTCAAGTTTTCCCGGACAAAGTCGGCTTGATGAGTCACTTTGCAAACTCTGATTTGCGAGATGACCCGCGTAATGCAAGTCAACTTGATGTCATAAAAGACTTGGCTGAGGAGACAGAGCTGCCAATTTGTGTGGCGAATTCCGCGGCTGTGCTAAATTTGCCGGACAGCCATCATGATTGGGTGAGGCCTGGGCTAATGCTATATGGTATTTCGCCATTTGCAGATCAATCTGGTCTTGACTTGGGGCTACAGCCAGCGATGCAACTCCAATCCGTGTTAATTGCAACACAACAATTACAAAAGGGTGATCAGGTTGGCTATGGCGGCGAGTGGGTGGCAGTCCACTCTTGTCGCATGGGCGTAGTGAGTATCGGCTATGGCGATGGTTTTAGCCGACATCTGACAAACCGAGGTCAAGTGGTGATTCGTGAGACATTACTGCCAGTTATTGGCCGCGTTTCCATGGACACAATTTGTATTTTGTTGGATGACTGTCCTGAAGCGACCACTGGCGATCAGGTGACACTCTGGGGAACGCCGTTATTACCCGTTGAGGCACAAGCAAAGGCCGCACAGACAATTCCTTATGAGTTAACAACGGTGTTAGCGGGTCGTGTTACCAGGAAAGTCGTCAATGGCTAA
- the dnaB gene encoding replicative DNA helicase yields MEQINYSDDFQDNATQDLKVPPHSVEAEQSVLGGLMLDNSTWEQVADVVVEQDFYRRDHQLIFRAIEYLMERAQPVDVVTLAEYHDQRDELDKVGDLAYLGALTRNTPSAANIAAYANIVRERSILRQLIQTGNRIANMAFRTEGRTSENLLDDAEKQVFEIAEKGARRGNGFVQVKEVLSSVVNRIDELFEQDSGVTGLPSGFVDFDEQTSGLQPADLIIVAGRPSMGKTTFAMNLAENAAIQAKQPVAVFSMEMPADSLAMRMLSSLGRIDQHRLRTGKLNDEDWPRLTSAIQLLNDAPLFIDDTGGLSPTELRARARRLKREHGLSLIIVDYLQLMQSGSQGRQAENRATEISEISRSLKGLAKELNVPVIALSQLNRSLEQRPNKRPVMSDLRESGAIEQDADVIVFIYRDEVYNADSADKGKAEIIIGKQRNGPIGTVALTFQGKYTRFENFAPAYYQDYGDGDL; encoded by the coding sequence GTGGAACAAATAAATTATTCCGATGATTTTCAGGATAATGCCACGCAGGATTTAAAGGTCCCGCCTCATTCAGTCGAAGCAGAACAGTCTGTGCTGGGTGGGTTGATGCTTGATAACAGCACTTGGGAACAAGTTGCCGATGTAGTTGTTGAGCAAGATTTTTATCGGCGTGATCACCAACTTATTTTCCGTGCTATTGAATATTTGATGGAGCGGGCCCAGCCCGTTGATGTCGTTACGCTGGCGGAATATCATGACCAGCGAGATGAACTTGACAAGGTCGGTGATCTTGCCTATCTCGGTGCCTTAACCCGTAATACGCCAAGCGCGGCCAACATTGCTGCTTATGCCAACATTGTCCGTGAGCGGTCAATTCTGCGGCAATTAATTCAGACTGGAAATCGCATCGCCAATATGGCGTTTCGTACCGAAGGTCGAACCAGCGAGAATCTGCTTGATGACGCAGAGAAGCAGGTCTTTGAAATTGCCGAAAAAGGCGCTCGTCGTGGTAATGGCTTTGTTCAGGTCAAAGAAGTGCTCAGCTCTGTTGTGAATCGGATTGATGAGCTTTTTGAACAAGACAGTGGCGTTACCGGCCTGCCTTCTGGCTTTGTCGATTTTGATGAGCAAACCTCAGGGTTGCAACCGGCTGACCTGATTATTGTTGCTGGCCGGCCATCTATGGGCAAGACCACTTTTGCCATGAATCTGGCAGAAAATGCGGCCATCCAAGCCAAGCAGCCCGTTGCGGTATTCAGCATGGAGATGCCGGCAGATTCTCTGGCCATGCGGATGCTCTCTTCCTTGGGGCGAATTGATCAGCATCGTCTGCGGACCGGTAAACTCAACGATGAAGACTGGCCACGGCTGACTTCGGCCATCCAACTGCTCAATGATGCGCCGTTATTTATCGATGATACCGGTGGTTTATCCCCCACAGAATTGCGTGCCCGGGCAAGAAGGCTTAAACGCGAACATGGTTTGAGCCTCATTATCGTTGATTATTTACAGCTGATGCAGTCGGGAAGTCAGGGACGTCAGGCCGAAAACAGAGCAACAGAAATTTCTGAAATTTCCCGGTCATTAAAAGGACTCGCCAAAGAGCTGAATGTCCCGGTGATTGCGTTGTCACAGTTGAACCGTTCTCTGGAGCAAAGACCAAATAAACGGCCGGTAATGTCGGACTTGCGTGAATCTGGCGCGATAGAGCAGGATGCCGATGTGATTGTCTTTATTTATCGCGATGAAGTGTATAACGCGGACTCGGCAGATAAAGGTAAAGCGGAGATCATTATTGGTAAACAGCGGAATGGCCCGATTGGGACCGTCGCGCTGACTTTTCAGGGTAAATACACCCGGTTTGAAAACTTTGCCCCTGCCTATTATCAAGATTATGGTGATGGCGATTTGTGA
- the rplI gene encoding 50S ribosomal protein L9 encodes MQVILLEKVQRLGNLGDEVAVKSGFGRNFLVPKGKALPATKSNREKFEARRAELEAAAAKLLAEAEARQAKLKAAGNVRIMANAGVEGKLFGSVTAADIADAVNAKGADVDRNEVRLPTGPLRHTGEYQIDVQLHADVLVTIDVNITSEAEIAAKAAAEEAKKARDAAREEQEAIAKAQEEA; translated from the coding sequence ATGCAAGTAATTTTGCTGGAAAAAGTTCAAAGACTAGGCAATTTGGGTGATGAAGTTGCCGTCAAATCGGGTTTTGGTCGTAACTTCTTGGTGCCAAAAGGCAAAGCCCTGCCGGCTACCAAGAGTAATCGCGAAAAATTTGAAGCGCGCCGTGCGGAGTTAGAAGCAGCAGCAGCAAAACTGCTGGCTGAAGCGGAAGCACGTCAAGCTAAATTAAAAGCAGCGGGTAATGTGCGCATCATGGCTAATGCCGGTGTGGAAGGTAAATTGTTCGGCTCGGTAACAGCTGCTGACATTGCTGATGCCGTTAATGCTAAAGGGGCGGACGTGGATCGCAACGAAGTTCGCTTGCCGACTGGACCATTACGTCACACAGGTGAATACCAGATCGACGTTCAGCTGCACGCTGATGTTCTGGTCACCATTGATGTGAACATCACTTCTGAAGCAGAAATCGCAGCGAAGGCGGCGGCTGAAGAAGCGAAAAAAGCCCGCGATGCTGCTCGTGAAGAGCAGGAAGCCATCGCAAAAGCGCAAGAAGAGGCTTAA
- the rpsR gene encoding 30S ribosomal protein S18 produces the protein MARFFRRRKFCRFTAEGVKQIDYKDVNLLKNYITETGKIVPSRITGTKARYQRQLSTCVKRARFLALLPYCDMHK, from the coding sequence ATGGCACGTTTTTTTAGACGTAGAAAGTTTTGCCGTTTTACCGCTGAAGGCGTAAAGCAAATTGATTATAAAGATGTAAATCTGTTGAAGAACTACATCACCGAAACCGGCAAGATTGTGCCTAGCCGGATTACAGGTACCAAAGCACGTTACCAGCGTCAGCTGTCGACTTGTGTGAAACGTGCGCGCTTTCTGGCTTTATTGCCATATTGCGATATGCACAAATAA
- the rpsF gene encoding 30S ribosomal protein S6, whose amino-acid sequence MRHYEIVFLVHPDQSEQVPGMIERYSQTLTSNGGQIHRLEDWGRRQLAYSINKVHKAHYVLMNVECDVAQLNEVTTAFRFNDAVIRHLVVTMDEAVTEPSPMMRKDDEKTERQAS is encoded by the coding sequence ATGAGACATTACGAAATCGTGTTTCTGGTCCACCCTGATCAGAGTGAGCAAGTACCGGGTATGATCGAACGTTACAGTCAAACGCTGACGAGTAATGGTGGTCAAATCCATCGTCTGGAAGACTGGGGCCGTCGTCAATTGGCCTACTCCATCAACAAAGTACATAAAGCACATTATGTCTTGATGAACGTCGAATGTGATGTCGCACAACTGAATGAAGTGACGACTGCATTTCGTTTCAATGACGCCGTTATTCGTCATTTGGTTGTGACTATGGATGAAGCGGTTACCGAACCTTCACCCATGATGCGCAAAGATGACGAAAAAACAGAACGTCAAGCATCTTAA
- the rlmB gene encoding 23S rRNA (guanosine(2251)-2'-O)-methyltransferase RlmB: protein MYGFHAVQAALEAPVTRVSEIWLADERHDPRVEAILTIAASHSVPVQRVSRKALEQLVPDLQHQGCVARVKPLETLSETQLMALLADLTEAPFLLILDGVQDPHNLGACLRTAEAAGVHAVIAPKDRAATLTPTAIKISSGAAERVPFVQVTNLARVLKDLQQHGIWLVGTSGEADKNLYQADLTGPLGIVLGAEGKGIRRLTREHCDDVVLIPMQGQAESLNVSVAAGVCLFEATRQRGL from the coding sequence TTGTATGGCTTCCATGCCGTTCAGGCAGCATTGGAAGCACCAGTCACCCGGGTTAGTGAGATCTGGCTGGCTGACGAACGGCATGACCCCCGAGTGGAGGCGATTCTAACGATTGCGGCATCGCATTCAGTGCCAGTGCAACGCGTTAGTCGTAAAGCGCTCGAACAACTGGTTCCAGACTTGCAGCATCAGGGCTGCGTAGCACGTGTCAAACCACTGGAAACTCTTTCAGAAACCCAGTTAATGGCATTACTGGCTGATCTCACTGAGGCACCGTTTTTGCTGATTTTGGATGGGGTACAGGATCCCCATAATTTAGGCGCTTGTTTACGGACTGCTGAAGCGGCGGGGGTGCATGCTGTCATTGCCCCTAAAGATCGGGCTGCGACATTAACGCCAACGGCGATAAAAATCTCCAGTGGTGCGGCTGAGCGCGTGCCATTTGTGCAAGTCACCAATCTGGCACGTGTTTTAAAAGATTTGCAGCAGCATGGGATATGGCTGGTTGGCACCTCGGGTGAGGCAGATAAAAACCTTTATCAGGCAGATTTGACGGGGCCGCTTGGTATCGTGTTAGGCGCTGAGGGCAAGGGAATTCGTCGGTTAACCCGAGAGCATTGTGATGATGTTGTACTGATACCAATGCAAGGCCAGGCCGAGAGCCTCAATGTTTCCGTCGCCGCTGGCGTCTGCTTGTTTGAAGCGACGCGTCAACGTGGCTTGTGA
- a CDS encoding OmpA family protein, whose protein sequence is MQRIMLVSMISLAMAACATNDPNKQTKSGAAIGAAAGALIGYAVDDGAGGVLAGAAVGTLAGAGVGRYMDNQQREMEAALADERARNELQIQQLQDESLKIDIANEVSFDIDSAAIKPAFEPTLNKVADVLQRYPKTVVHVVGHTDSTGSESYNQQLSERRARSVSDYFAARGVVTERLKPMGRGELAPRATNETAAGRQLNRRVEIIVKPIVEGQETEAYQTP, encoded by the coding sequence ATGCAGAGAATCATGCTGGTCTCAATGATAAGTTTGGCGATGGCGGCTTGTGCAACGAATGATCCCAATAAACAAACTAAATCAGGTGCAGCGATTGGCGCTGCTGCGGGTGCTTTAATTGGCTATGCTGTGGATGATGGTGCAGGTGGTGTTCTCGCTGGGGCGGCCGTTGGCACATTGGCTGGTGCGGGTGTTGGCCGCTACATGGACAATCAGCAACGGGAAATGGAAGCCGCCTTAGCCGATGAACGGGCTCGTAATGAGTTACAAATTCAGCAACTTCAAGATGAGTCTTTAAAAATTGATATTGCCAATGAAGTATCATTTGATATTGATAGTGCAGCAATAAAGCCGGCATTTGAGCCTACATTGAATAAAGTTGCCGATGTGTTGCAACGATATCCAAAAACCGTCGTCCATGTCGTCGGTCATACCGACAGCACCGGTTCAGAAAGTTATAATCAACAACTTTCTGAGCGCAGAGCCAGATCGGTCAGTGATTATTTCGCTGCGCGTGGTGTGGTTACTGAACGACTCAAGCCGATGGGGCGTGGTGAATTGGCGCCGCGTGCGACCAATGAAACCGCCGCAGGACGGCAATTGAATCGTCGGGTTGAGATTATTGTGAAACCGATTGTTGAAGGACAAGAAACTGAAGCCTACCAAACGCCGTAA
- the moaB gene encoding molybdenum cofactor biosynthesis protein B, translating to MADAFIPIQIAVLTVSDSRTEVTDTSGKLLVDRLQSAGHELADKRIVADDIYQIRAIVSVWIADPDIDVILTTGGTGLTGRDGTPEAVSALFDKTIEGFGELFRHVSFASIKTSTIQSRAIAGVANGTFIFALPGSSGACQTAWDDILQSQLDARHRPCNFIDLIPRLLET from the coding sequence ATGGCAGACGCCTTCATTCCCATTCAAATCGCCGTACTAACGGTATCTGACAGCCGCACAGAGGTAACTGATACCTCCGGCAAATTACTGGTCGATAGACTTCAGTCAGCCGGCCATGAATTGGCTGACAAGCGCATTGTCGCCGACGATATTTACCAAATCAGAGCCATTGTTTCTGTTTGGATAGCCGATCCGGATATCGACGTTATTTTGACAACAGGCGGCACCGGGCTAACTGGCCGAGATGGTACCCCTGAAGCGGTTAGTGCTTTATTCGATAAAACCATTGAGGGCTTTGGCGAGTTATTTCGGCATGTGTCTTTTGCATCGATTAAAACCTCGACCATTCAGTCCCGTGCCATTGCCGGTGTCGCAAATGGTACTTTTATTTTTGCGTTGCCCGGCTCATCCGGTGCCTGCCAGACAGCGTGGGATGACATTCTGCAATCGCAGCTGGATGCCCGTCATCGACCCTGCAATTTTATTGATTTGATTCCCCGACTTCTTGAAACATGA
- a CDS encoding glutaredoxin family protein — translation MIYTLFTTQGCHLCEQAQDLFALVNQSNSFTLKLCEIGDAPKLIEQYGIRIPVIQAPAGQELDWPFSPMRLEQFLKDTCSEL, via the coding sequence ATGATTTACACCCTCTTTACGACACAAGGTTGCCATCTTTGCGAACAGGCACAAGACTTATTTGCGTTGGTTAATCAATCGAATAGTTTTACGCTCAAACTTTGTGAGATTGGCGACGCTCCCAAGCTAATCGAGCAATACGGTATTCGTATTCCGGTCATTCAAGCGCCAGCAGGTCAGGAGTTGGATTGGCCCTTTTCACCAATGCGATTAGAACAATTTTTGAAAGACACCTGTTCGGAACTTTAA
- a CDS encoding alpha/beta fold hydrolase encodes MRFLAILSFFCLQAVNADNLPSPLGKRYDIGGYKMHLHCQGKNGPTVVVDAGLGEDSSDWQKIVDQVRNTTRICVLDRPGYGWSDFGPTPRTSERIAGEIERLLSSASIGPPYLLVGHSFGGFNVRMFAARHPNQVKGMILIDASHEEQFNRLKIRLPRPEAQHRSVIILPKGTVDTFSSDKPQALKERSFFAARAEITSMSLSAKQVGQLADFPEIPLVIISRGQPEWTGDPALQLREKIWIDLQRELTHLTSNSRHLFAHKSGHAIPQQQPQIIVDTILEMLDEVRFSHPSG; translated from the coding sequence ATGCGTTTCTTGGCGATTCTTTCTTTTTTCTGTTTACAAGCAGTGAATGCCGACAATTTACCTAGCCCGCTGGGTAAACGCTACGATATTGGCGGTTATAAAATGCATCTCCACTGTCAGGGTAAAAACGGGCCTACCGTCGTGGTTGATGCTGGACTAGGTGAGGATTCATCAGATTGGCAGAAAATCGTTGATCAGGTTAGAAATACCACCCGGATTTGCGTCCTTGACCGTCCTGGCTATGGTTGGAGCGATTTTGGCCCGACGCCTCGAACAAGTGAGCGGATTGCAGGTGAAATTGAGCGACTACTCAGTTCTGCATCAATTGGCCCACCATATTTACTGGTTGGTCATTCTTTTGGCGGCTTTAACGTGCGCATGTTCGCTGCAAGACATCCAAATCAGGTGAAAGGCATGATTCTGATTGACGCCTCGCATGAAGAACAATTTAATCGTCTGAAAATCAGACTACCACGCCCTGAAGCGCAGCACCGTAGTGTAATCATCCTGCCAAAAGGGACCGTCGACACTTTCTCATCGGACAAACCACAAGCGCTTAAAGAACGAAGTTTTTTTGCAGCCCGCGCTGAAATTACATCTATGTCATTAAGTGCTAAACAGGTAGGTCAATTAGCCGATTTTCCTGAAATACCTTTGGTCATCATTAGTCGAGGTCAACCTGAATGGACGGGCGATCCTGCCTTACAATTACGTGAAAAAATTTGGATCGATTTACAGCGTGAATTGACGCACCTAACCAGCAACAGTCGTCATTTATTTGCCCACAAAAGCGGCCATGCAATCCCACAACAACAACCTCAAATCATTGTCGATACTATTCTTGAGATGCTGGACGAAGTTCGTTTCAGTCACCCATCCGGTTAA